The following coding sequences are from one Acetoanaerobium noterae window:
- a CDS encoding glucosaminidase domain-containing protein, with the protein MDIKIKNSININGFSGPSQSYYETKERFKAILETKLNIPTVEVPSSSGDLGANDFMIDLLFQQSRSLGEISNYAAPINNPYADKLAENGLIASSNVREKSKVSASYIDSKLQGTALEGLGSAFKKAEEEHGVNALFLLGLAIHESNYGTSRIAKDKNNLFGFQAYDNSPYSSAKGFKSFDESIDTVAKYLSENYLQPDGKYFNGYSISAIGKKYATDPNWANGIENRIKKLIGM; encoded by the coding sequence ATGGATATAAAAATAAAAAATTCTATTAACATAAATGGTTTTTCAGGGCCTAGCCAGAGCTATTATGAAACAAAAGAGCGATTTAAAGCAATTTTGGAAACAAAATTAAATATTCCCACTGTGGAGGTTCCTTCTTCATCGGGTGATTTAGGTGCAAATGATTTCATGATAGACTTGCTGTTTCAGCAAAGTAGAAGCCTAGGAGAGATTTCCAATTATGCTGCTCCTATTAACAACCCCTATGCAGACAAACTAGCAGAAAATGGATTAATAGCATCTTCAAATGTAAGAGAAAAAAGCAAGGTAAGTGCTTCCTACATAGATTCAAAGCTTCAAGGAACAGCTCTTGAAGGCTTAGGCTCAGCGTTTAAAAAGGCAGAAGAGGAACACGGAGTAAATGCACTCTTCCTGCTTGGGCTTGCTATTCACGAATCAAATTATGGAACTAGCAGAATAGCAAAAGATAAAAATAATCTTTTTGGTTTTCAGGCATATGACAATTCTCCATACAGTAGTGCAAAAGGCTTTAAGAGCTTTGATGAGAGCATAGATACTGTGGCAAAATACCTATCGGAAAATTATCTTCAACCAGATGGAAAATATTTTAATGGATATAGCATCAGTGCTATAGGGAAAAAATATGCTACAGACCCTAACTGGGCAAATGGCATAGAAAACAGAATAAAAAAATTAATTGGAATGTAA